The genomic segment GATGGTCGTCTGTCGCACGATCTCCTCGAAATCCAGCCCCATGTTCAGCAGTTTCGACGCGGTTTCGGGCAGGCTGTGTACTGGGGACTTCAGGCTGTAGACGTGAAGGTCCGTGCTGATCACGTCGGACAGGAAACCCAGTTCGACCGCCCGTTTCGCGATCCCGTAGTGAAAACTCCCGGCGCCGTGGCCCAGGTCGAAAAACACGCCGCGCTTTCTTGCTTCGTATACTTCCGGAATCACCCGGTCTTCGTCGCCGAGGATATGATCTCCCTTTCCCTGGTAGCAGTGGGTCACTATATCGCCGGGACGAAGCAACTCCAGAATATCCGGCAGAGCGACACCCTTGTCAATATGGACCATGACCCGGGTGTCCACCATTTCGGCCGCTTCGATGGCCCGACGGAGCGGTTCCACGCCGTGGCTTCCCACCTGGAAGGCCCCCTGACGGACCTTGACGCCCACGCAGTGTTCCGGCCACATGGAAATGACCCGGGCCGTGTGTTCGGGATCGGCGTTCTTGATGTCCTCCATCTCGCCGCGCATGGAATTCAGCAGCCCGATGCTGCTGATATGAACGAAGGTGAGCACTTCGGTCCGGGACGGTTCGATGATGTACTCGAGAAAGCCGCGCAGGTTCGTCCATCCCGGGCTCCCGGCATCTACGATGGTCGTTACGCCGGTGGCCAGACATAGGGCGTCGGCCTTGATACCGAAGGTCGTGGCGCCGGCGTAAACATGGGCGTGCAGGTCGATCCAGCCGGGCGTTAGAAACTTGCCCGATACGTCGATGGTCGTACGCGCGCCGTCTTCAATGCGATCGGAAATCGCGGCGATTCTGCCGTTAGTGATCCCTACGTCGCCTCTTCCGTTCTTCTGTTGGGAGGGATCGACAATCGTCGCGCCCGACAGCACCAGGTCGAAAGCCATGGAAAACCTCCGGAATCGGTTCCATTCGGACGTCGCAGTCCTGATTCCCTTCTGCACCCTAGTTGTTGACATTTGAAAAGTATAATCATATCGTTTTCTCGCATCAATGGACTTAACCCCAATGAAATTAACCCAGTCCAGCCACCTGAAGGATTTGCGCCATGGCGAGCGGTCTGACCGACCACCAGAAAAACCGGTATCTCGAAGACGGCTTCCTGCCCATCGAAGGGCTGTTCGACCCCGCTTCGCTCGATCCCTTGATCGCGGAATTGAACGAGGTCGTCGATGCATGGGCGGAGCGGTACCACGCGGAAGGGAGGCTGCCGGAACGGTTTGCGGACGAACCCTTCGAACGGAGACTTTACCGGATCCATGAGGCCATGGACGGCCAGTGCGGGGAATTGCTCGAAGCCGTGCTGGGAAAACGGAAGACCGCGGGCATGTTTCTCGTCATGACCCTGCCCGAGATCCTGGACGTGGTCGAATCCCTCATCGGTTCGGAGATCCTCGTCCACCCCCAGTTCAACTCCCGGGCCAAGCTTCCGGACAGGACTTCCGTCGTGGACTGGCACCAGGACATCGGGTTCCTGGATCCGGACGTGATGCAGACCTTCATGGTCAATTTCTGGCTGCCGCTGGTGGATACGGACGAACATAACGGCTGTCTGGAGGCCATCCGCGGCAGTCACCGCAGCGAACGGCTCCCGTTCGAGGATTCACCCGAGAACATCGTTCCCGGCGCCTTGCCCGCCGGCGAGCGGGTATCCTGTCCCATTCCCAGGGGCGGCGTGCTCCTGCTACAGCACACCACGGTGCACCGTTCCGCGCCGAATTACTCGGATCACATACGATGGAGCCTGGATATCCGGTACAGCGACTGGCGAAAGCCCACGGGAAGGGACGATGTCCCGGGATTTATCGCCCGCAGCCGGTCGCATCCCGAGAAGGTCGCCACCGGGCACGAGGCCTGGCAGCGGCTGTTCGAACTGGACTGATTTATGGTTGAACTGTCTGGCAGGTCTCCCTCACTCTCACTCCCGTTCTCACACGAAGAATCACGCGTGCGCCCCCGGTTGGCACGATGATCGGCTCCCGGTCGCCAGGAAGGATGGTCCTACGCTGGTGCTCGCGGCTTTGCGCACCCGTATTCGCCCTGCCCGTTGACCTCTTCAGGATCCTGGCGGGTCTCCTGAGTTGCGCGTATTTTACAGCCGCCTTATTCGAGACGAACGACATCAGCGGACCCGGCGGACTGGTCGACCACCGGCTATCGCTGGAGCTTTTCCCCTATACGAAATGGAGCCTGCTACAGGGGGAAATACCGACGGGCCTGTTGAAAGCCGTCTTCCTTGGCGCCGTCGCTGTTTCCGCCGCACTCACAGCGGGTTACCGTCCGACCCTCTGTGCCGCGGTGCTGTACTTGGTAGCAGTGTCGACGTATCGGTTGAATTTCCTCGTACTCTACGTCGATGATGCCATATTCCACTGGACCCTGTTGTGGTTGATCCTGCTGCCGACGGGGCGCACGTTGACATGGCGCGCGTGGCGGCGCGACGGCAAGGCGGCCATGGACCGCTGGCGAAGTCGTACCGTGCCGGGACTGGTCGTTCGCTGCTTCCTGGTCAATCTGGCCCTGGTTTACGCCTTTTCAGGGCTCTGGAAACTGACCAGCCCCATGTGGCGGGATGGATCGGCGCTCTATGTCATTCTCAAGCTGCCTATCGCATGGGCGCCACAACTGTGGGACGCGGGGTCCCTGCCCTGGCTGAAGATCGCCGGTTACGTAGCCCTGGTAACGGAACCTATGGTCGTGCTGTTGCTCGTGCTTTCGCCGGGAAGGCCGTTCAAGTGGATAATCGTGGCCTTGGTCACCATCTTTCACGCGGGCATCATCGCCACATTGAAGATCCCTTTCGCCAATCTTGCCTGCCTGGCCGGCGTGGTGTTCTGGTGCCGCCACGAGATCATGACCGCCGCGGGCGTGCGCGCGCCGCCCGGAGACAGGGAGAGTGTCACGTGGCAGGGCAAGGGGAGCGTCACTTGGCGCAGCGGGACGGCCGTGGCGGTCACTTGCATCCTTGGCTTGCAGGCCGTCCTGGACTTCGCCAAACCGCAGTGGCGTTACGACGACTGGGAGGTGGGCAGGCCCGTCCAGGCGCAAGGGGGATGGGTGGACGGTCTTCACCGCGCCGTGTACGGGGCGTTGTGGGTCGGCGGGCTGGCACAGAGCTACCGGTTGCTCGACTGGGTCGACAGCCGCAACTATACGCTTGATTATCGGGTCAGGGAACGTAGGCCTGACGGAAGCTGGAACGAAATAGATCAGGAAACCCTCTTCCCCACTACCATGCGGAGCATTTTGCTTCAATCCTACCTCCATGGCGTCGTATGGCGTAAGTTTCCCCCGGCGAAGGAAGCCGAGCTTCGGACCGGATTGAGACAGAGGTTTGCGGACAGGTATTGTCGTGGGCGGCCCGATGAGGACCTCCTGGTCGAAGTGGACGTGCGGATCGGACGCGTTACCGCCGGTGACCCACCACTGCGACGACAAGGCTACGGCCGGTTGATGTCCTTTACCTGCCGGGCAGGCGTGGCAGTCTTTCAGGAGCCCGAATAATGTGCGGACTCGTCGCCGTTATGGCCCGTGGAGGCGCCTGGACTCGCGATGCCCTCGAGCGTGCCACCGATACACTCGCGCATCGCGGTCCGGACGGCAGGGGTACGTGGGTAAACCCCCACGGGAAGGTGGGACTGGGACATACCCGGTTGAGCGTGATCGGCCTGGAAAACGGCGTACAGCCTATCTGCAGCGAAGACGGCCGTCTGCACCTGTCGGCAAACGGCGAGTTCTATGGTTTCGAGCCGATTCGGCGAGACCTCGAAAACCGGGGCCATGTATTCGCCACGGGTTCCGACAGCGAAATCGCCCTTCACCTCTACGAGGAACGGGGTCGTTCGTGCGTCGAATCCCTCCGCGGAGAATTCGCATTCGTCCTCTGGGATGAAAACCTGCAGACGCTCTGGGCGGTCCGTGACCGATTCGGCATCAAGCCCCTGTATTACGCGGAAGCCGATGGGGTGCTGTACCTGGCCTCCGAAGTCAAGGCGCTGCTGGCCGCGGGAGTGCACGCTGCCTGGGACGAGGAGACAGTCTTCCAGCAGATCTTCGCCTGTTTCGACACGGAGCGGACTCTCTTCCGGGGCGTCCGGCAGGTACCACCCGGGCACGGCCTGGTCGCGCGGGAGGGAGAACTGCGCATCGAGCGCTACTGGGACGTGGAGTATCCCCGCGGCGCGTCGGTATCCGATTGGGATCCCGCCACTTGCGTCGACCAGGTCCGTTATCGCCTGGAGGAGTCGATTCGCCTTCGCATGCGCGCGGACGTGCCGGTGGGGTGTCTCTTGAGCGGTGGGCTGGACTCGTCGGCATTGCTGGGAATGGCCGCGCGGCATTCATCAAGGCCGAAAGCCTTTTCCATCTCCTTCGACCACGCGGCCTACGACGAAGAACCCGTGGCCCGCCGCACGGCACGGCACCTTGGTGTAGAGTTCGAGACCGTACCCGTTTCACAGGGAGACTGCGCCGATCATTTTTCCGATGCGGTGTGGCACGCGGAGGCTATTCAGGCAAACGCCCACGGCGTGGCGCGTTACCTTCTGAGTCGTGCGGTACGCCGGTCCGGTTACAAGACCGTCCTGGCAGGCGAAGGCGCCGATGAACTGTTCGCCGGCTACGAATTCTGCCGGCCCGCATTGGACCTTGGTCCGCGTCGAGGAGTGATCGACTGGTTGCGAATCGGCCTGGCGCTGATCGGGGCTCAGAGCCCCGCCGAACGGAAGGTGGCCGGGACTTCTGCGTGGCTGGTACGTGTAAGCCGCATACTGGGATTATCCAGCGAGGTTCTGGATTCCCTGGCGGGCAAACTGGACATTCTGAATGGTCTGCTGACCAAAGATTTTAGTGAACGCATCGCAAAACGCGACCCCTACTGGATCTTTTTCGATCAATTCGACTATCGTAAACAACTTGCCGGACGCGAACCCGTGAAGCAGGTGCTCTACCTGTGGTTGAAATCCCTGTTTGTCGGTTACAACCTTGCGGCAGAACGCGCGGACATGGCCCACGGGCTCGAAGTGCGCCTGCCGTACCTGGATCACTTGTTTTTCGAATTCGGAAGCCGTATACCTTCCAGGTTGCTGGCTCGGGACGGACAGCCCAAGTTTCCGCTACGCGAAGC from the Gemmatimonadota bacterium genome contains:
- a CDS encoding amidohydrolase/deacetylase family metallohydrolase, whose translation is MHRRPRSIPRSRDRAKRGRTALRWAGSRLRDTGFSGGRSDRSPWRKSFRWLDWVNFIGVKSIDARKRYDYTFQMSTTRVQKGIRTATSEWNRFRRFSMAFDLVLSGATIVDPSQQKNGRGDVGITNGRIAAISDRIEDGARTTIDVSGKFLTPGWIDLHAHVYAGATTFGIKADALCLATGVTTIVDAGSPGWTNLRGFLEYIIEPSRTEVLTFVHISSIGLLNSMRGEMEDIKNADPEHTARVISMWPEHCVGVKVRQGAFQVGSHGVEPLRRAIEAAEMVDTRVMVHIDKGVALPDILELLRPGDIVTHCYQGKGDHILGDEDRVIPEVYEARKRGVFFDLGHGAGSFHYGIAKRAVELGFLSDVISTDLHVYSLKSPVHSLPETASKLLNMGLDFEEIVRQTTINPARVLDRSDEIGTLKEGSVADIAVFSVEEGHFIFTDAHGREETGGSMITPHLTVRAGQVYYPEDVKEDVAETERRAQEMVDITGVPYGAIRDISKVR
- a CDS encoding phytanoyl-CoA dioxygenase family protein, with the translated sequence MASGLTDHQKNRYLEDGFLPIEGLFDPASLDPLIAELNEVVDAWAERYHAEGRLPERFADEPFERRLYRIHEAMDGQCGELLEAVLGKRKTAGMFLVMTLPEILDVVESLIGSEILVHPQFNSRAKLPDRTSVVDWHQDIGFLDPDVMQTFMVNFWLPLVDTDEHNGCLEAIRGSHRSERLPFEDSPENIVPGALPAGERVSCPIPRGGVLLLQHTTVHRSAPNYSDHIRWSLDIRYSDWRKPTGRDDVPGFIARSRSHPEKVATGHEAWQRLFELD
- the asnB gene encoding asparagine synthase (glutamine-hydrolyzing) → MCGLVAVMARGGAWTRDALERATDTLAHRGPDGRGTWVNPHGKVGLGHTRLSVIGLENGVQPICSEDGRLHLSANGEFYGFEPIRRDLENRGHVFATGSDSEIALHLYEERGRSCVESLRGEFAFVLWDENLQTLWAVRDRFGIKPLYYAEADGVLYLASEVKALLAAGVHAAWDEETVFQQIFACFDTERTLFRGVRQVPPGHGLVAREGELRIERYWDVEYPRGASVSDWDPATCVDQVRYRLEESIRLRMRADVPVGCLLSGGLDSSALLGMAARHSSRPKAFSISFDHAAYDEEPVARRTARHLGVEFETVPVSQGDCADHFSDAVWHAEAIQANAHGVARYLLSRAVRRSGYKTVLAGEGADELFAGYEFCRPALDLGPRRGVIDWLRIGLALIGAQSPAERKVAGTSAWLVRVSRILGLSSEVLDSLAGKLDILNGLLTKDFSERIAKRDPYWIFFDQFDYRKQLAGREPVKQVLYLWLKSLFVGYNLAAERADMAHGLEVRLPYLDHLFFEFGSRIPSRLLARDGQPKFPLREAARPILTEEVYRGGKNPFLAPPSTLQPENRLFEMCRDTLRGPGMRDLPFFDTGRVTRLLDRLPGMDDGRRAALDPLIMALTSLCVLQERYDM